A genomic region of Polyangia bacterium contains the following coding sequences:
- a CDS encoding pitrilysin family protein yields the protein MRAGCRPLMISLVGLSCATLKGTGLRGPSGASRTAPPPTGYAAVKAEVVATATLGALTATKWRLGNGLEIILLPDPAATSVSYMTWFRVGSRHEDEPAGQTGLAHLFEHLMFTQTKGQPAGAFDQGIESAGGSANAMTYYDFTAYMDDVPPEALATTVELEADRMMNLDLRKKQVDNERDVVVEERLFSVEDSVDGWLDELLHKQAFRTHPYRWPVIGWMKDIKASTPETAVAFYRRFYAPNNAVLVVTGRFEVSAVLSLIAARYAGLAPSADLPTDQTQPERAPAAEVRTVIERPVPADRFVVALPAPSLGGADRAAYEVLSELLLEGPSSRLYRALVVEKEMASSVSGHVEQTKDPGLYAIWVQMTKGHAAEEAEAVLMDELGRLVKTTVPAAELQKAKARLETGFWQQLSSSHGRAELLGNFDIACGDFRRLFQRAGEYNQVTAADVQRVAAAYFASGARSVVIARPRGGSPAAP from the coding sequence ATGCGCGCTGGTTGCCGACCGCTGATGATCTCGCTGGTGGGTCTGTCGTGCGCCACGCTCAAGGGTACGGGCCTGCGTGGCCCGTCCGGCGCGTCGCGGACCGCGCCGCCGCCGACGGGGTATGCCGCCGTCAAAGCAGAGGTGGTGGCGACCGCCACCCTGGGCGCGTTGACCGCCACCAAGTGGCGTCTGGGCAACGGCCTCGAGATCATCCTGCTGCCAGATCCCGCCGCCACCAGCGTCAGCTACATGACCTGGTTTCGCGTCGGCTCGCGCCACGAAGATGAACCGGCCGGACAAACCGGTCTGGCGCACCTGTTCGAACATCTGATGTTCACGCAGACCAAAGGCCAGCCGGCAGGCGCCTTCGACCAGGGCATCGAATCCGCCGGCGGCAGCGCCAACGCCATGACCTACTATGATTTCACCGCCTACATGGACGACGTGCCGCCCGAAGCTCTGGCCACCACCGTCGAACTGGAAGCCGACCGCATGATGAACCTGGACCTGCGCAAAAAGCAGGTCGACAACGAACGCGACGTGGTGGTCGAGGAACGGTTGTTCTCCGTCGAGGACAGCGTTGACGGCTGGCTGGACGAGCTGTTGCACAAGCAAGCCTTCCGCACCCACCCGTATCGCTGGCCGGTGATCGGGTGGATGAAGGACATCAAGGCGTCCACCCCCGAGACGGCGGTGGCCTTCTATCGGCGGTTCTACGCGCCCAACAACGCCGTGCTGGTGGTGACGGGGCGGTTCGAGGTGTCGGCGGTGCTGTCCCTGATCGCCGCGCGCTACGCCGGCCTCGCCCCGTCGGCGGATCTGCCGACCGATCAGACCCAGCCTGAACGCGCGCCAGCCGCCGAAGTGCGCACGGTGATCGAGCGGCCGGTGCCCGCGGATCGCTTTGTGGTCGCCTTGCCCGCGCCCAGCCTGGGAGGCGCCGATCGCGCCGCCTACGAGGTGCTGAGCGAGCTCCTGCTGGAAGGCCCCTCGTCGCGGCTTTACCGGGCGCTGGTGGTGGAAAAAGAGATGGCCTCGTCGGTCAGTGGCCACGTCGAGCAGACAAAAGACCCAGGTCTGTACGCCATCTGGGTGCAAATGACCAAAGGCCACGCCGCCGAAGAGGCCGAGGCCGTGCTGATGGACGAGCTCGGCCGTCTGGTGAAGACCACCGTGCCCGCCGCCGAGCTGCAGAAAGCGAAGGCGCGCCTCGAGACCGGATTTTGGCAGCAGCTTTCGTCCAGCCACGGGCGTGCCGAGCTGTTGGGGAATTTCGACATCGCCTGCGGCGATTTCCGCCGGCTGTTCCAGCGCGCCGGCGAGTACAACCAGGTCACCGCTGCCGACGTGCAGCGGGTGGCGGCGGCCTATTTCGCCAGCGGCGCGCGCTCGGTGGTGATCGCTCGACCGCGCGGCGGGAGCCCAGCAGCACCATGA
- a CDS encoding pitrilysin family protein, with translation MKGTARAHAAEAFATRAAGPGGSVLIVETSRSVPLVHLVIAARGGSSTDARHREGMTDLTVELARRGAGARDREQLDTALDALGATVEVQTDGDSVRFESTVLSRNLDGLLAILADIVIRPTFAPAELGRTRHELLARIEEARTDDHALCARFFIRNLYNDHPYGHPPEGTRTGLEPLTASELSAHFHRLFVGSNLIFAASGDVAADDLHGRLERAFAGLRDGPAPEPVLLRQPQPPVGWRIQLVDKPDRLQTQLMFGHAAPRAADPDFVPLSVGLAAFGGHGMNATLMNEVRTKRGYAYGAYLTLDKRRGPGTATGWVFSANDKAVPTLKLVLRLYLTLMEKGLSDARVDFFKRFVAGSYAAEIDAPDQRLDARVDAEVVGLPADFVDRYPELVRAVTPKQVGAALARHVHAKNLAITMVSTASVMKRLLLEAKIKDSAIDVVPFDSY, from the coding sequence ATGAAAGGAACTGCTCGGGCCCACGCCGCGGAGGCATTCGCCACGCGCGCCGCCGGACCCGGCGGGTCAGTCCTGATCGTCGAGACCAGCCGCAGCGTGCCGCTGGTGCACCTGGTGATCGCCGCGCGGGGCGGCTCGTCCACCGATGCCCGCCACCGCGAAGGAATGACCGATCTGACCGTCGAGCTGGCCCGGCGCGGGGCCGGGGCGCGCGATCGAGAACAGCTGGACACCGCCCTGGACGCGCTGGGCGCGACGGTCGAGGTGCAGACCGACGGCGATTCGGTGCGCTTCGAGTCCACCGTGCTCAGCCGCAACCTGGACGGGCTGCTGGCCATCCTGGCCGACATCGTCATTCGCCCGACCTTCGCCCCGGCCGAGCTCGGGCGCACCCGGCACGAGCTTTTGGCCCGCATCGAAGAGGCGCGCACCGACGATCACGCCTTGTGCGCCCGCTTCTTCATACGAAATCTTTACAACGACCACCCTTACGGCCATCCGCCGGAAGGAACCCGCACAGGCCTGGAACCGCTGACCGCCTCCGAGCTGAGCGCGCATTTTCACCGCCTGTTCGTGGGCAGCAACCTGATCTTCGCGGCCAGCGGCGACGTGGCGGCGGACGATCTGCACGGGCGTTTGGAGCGCGCCTTCGCCGGCCTGCGTGACGGCCCCGCCCCGGAGCCGGTGCTGCTGCGCCAACCCCAACCGCCGGTCGGCTGGCGCATCCAGCTGGTCGACAAACCGGATCGGCTGCAGACCCAGCTGATGTTTGGTCACGCCGCCCCGCGCGCCGCCGATCCTGATTTTGTACCGCTGTCCGTGGGGCTGGCCGCCTTCGGCGGACACGGCATGAACGCCACGCTGATGAACGAGGTGCGCACCAAACGCGGCTATGCCTACGGCGCCTATTTGACCCTGGACAAGCGCCGCGGCCCCGGCACCGCCACCGGCTGGGTCTTTTCCGCCAACGACAAGGCGGTGCCGACTTTGAAGCTGGTGCTGCGGCTTTACCTCACGCTGATGGAGAAAGGCCTGTCCGATGCGCGGGTCGATTTCTTCAAACGCTTCGTGGCCGGTTCGTATGCCGCCGAGATCGACGCCCCCGATCAACGCCTTGACGCCCGCGTCGACGCCGAGGTGGTCGGCCTGCCCGCTGACTTCGTCGATCGCTATCCGGAGCTGGTCCGCGCGGTGACGCCCAAGCAGGTCGGCGCCGCTCTTGCCCGCCACGTGCACGCGAAGAACCTGGCCATCACCATGGTGTCGACGGCCTCGGTGATGAAGCGTTTGCTGCTGGAGGCGAAAATCAAAGACAGCGCCATCGACGTCGTCCCGTTCGATAGCTACTGA
- a CDS encoding NUDIX hydrolase, with product MNPDDERTLGQGKYLKLVERQGWEFVHRYGCSGVVVIVAATPDDRLLLVEQFRPAVGHRVIELPAGLVGDTVEWKNEALIDAAHRELIEETGWQATAMTPLAESPTAVGLSSERLTFFAAGGLNKVGPGGGDHTEDIVVHEVARATLEQFLASKRREGFLVDYKIFAGLYLATVEAKDKPTI from the coding sequence ATGAATCCGGACGACGAGCGGACGTTGGGTCAGGGGAAGTATCTGAAGCTGGTCGAACGGCAGGGGTGGGAGTTCGTGCATCGCTATGGCTGCAGCGGCGTGGTGGTGATCGTGGCGGCGACGCCGGACGATCGGTTGCTGCTGGTGGAGCAGTTCCGTCCCGCGGTCGGCCATCGGGTGATCGAGCTGCCGGCTGGTCTGGTGGGCGACACGGTGGAATGGAAAAACGAGGCGCTGATCGACGCCGCTCACCGCGAGCTCATCGAAGAGACCGGCTGGCAGGCGACGGCGATGACCCCGCTGGCGGAATCGCCCACCGCGGTCGGGTTGTCTTCTGAACGACTGACGTTCTTCGCCGCCGGCGGACTGAACAAGGTCGGTCCGGGCGGCGGCGACCACACCGAAGACATCGTCGTGCACGAGGTCGCGCGCGCGACTTTGGAGCAATTTTTGGCCAGCAAACGCCGCGAAGGATTTCTGGTCGACTACAAAATCTTCGCTGGCCTGTATCTGGCGACGGTCGAGGCTAAGGACAAACCGACGATTTGA
- a CDS encoding acylphosphatase yields the protein MPESSVNEDGAWEQQPVRWNIQVNGTVEGMGFRAFIYTLATRLNLCGFVASQPGTLAIEIEGARSSLGEFLEELWLGAPRRAHIDQLSCHSGPSQGAAGFEIVGKD from the coding sequence GTGCCTGAGTCCTCCGTCAATGAAGACGGCGCCTGGGAGCAGCAGCCGGTGCGCTGGAACATCCAGGTCAACGGCACCGTGGAAGGCATGGGATTTCGCGCGTTCATCTACACCCTGGCCACGCGCCTGAACCTGTGCGGCTTCGTCGCCAGCCAACCCGGAACCCTGGCCATCGAGATCGAGGGCGCGCGCTCTTCGCTGGGCGAATTCCTGGAAGAACTGTGGCTCGGCGCGCCCAGGCGAGCGCACATTGATCAGCTGTCCTGTCATTCCGGCCCGTCGCAAGGCGCGGCGGGATTTGAGATCGTCGGCAAGGACTGA
- a CDS encoding glycerophosphodiester phosphodiesterase: MTSWQRRPPGRPLVLGHRGASAVCPENSLEAFARALVDGADGVELDVLACATGEVMVFHDDDLARLGARPERIADLPYADLRDLALTSGARIPTLQQALAVCAPPCLVNVELKANGFWGGPLAALADRVATIVEQAGAADRVLVSSFHPRAVFQWQRRAAGIPAGLLFEREGPRLLRRPWAASLLRPAAVHPEAVLCNAGQVATWHRGGHLVNVWTVDDPAALRALAAMDVDGIITNDPAATRAVLG; encoded by the coding sequence ATGACAAGCTGGCAGCGGCGCCCGCCCGGCCGTCCGTTGGTGTTGGGCCACCGTGGCGCCAGCGCGGTTTGCCCCGAAAACAGCCTGGAAGCGTTCGCGCGCGCCCTCGTCGACGGGGCCGACGGCGTCGAACTGGACGTGCTTGCGTGCGCCACCGGCGAGGTGATGGTCTTCCACGACGACGATCTGGCGCGTCTGGGGGCCCGGCCCGAGCGCATCGCCGACCTGCCATACGCCGATCTGCGCGACCTGGCGCTGACATCGGGCGCGCGGATTCCTACCCTGCAGCAAGCGCTGGCCGTCTGTGCGCCACCGTGTCTGGTCAACGTCGAGCTGAAGGCGAATGGTTTCTGGGGCGGTCCGCTGGCCGCGCTGGCCGATCGGGTGGCGACCATCGTCGAACAGGCCGGGGCCGCCGACCGCGTGCTGGTGTCGTCGTTTCACCCGCGGGCAGTCTTTCAGTGGCAAAGGCGCGCGGCGGGTATTCCGGCTGGGCTCCTGTTCGAACGGGAAGGACCACGGCTTTTGCGCCGTCCGTGGGCGGCTTCGCTGTTGCGCCCGGCGGCGGTCCACCCCGAAGCCGTGCTGTGCAACGCCGGTCAGGTGGCGACCTGGCACCGCGGCGGTCATCTGGTCAACGTCTGGACCGTCGATGACCCGGCGGCTTTGCGTGCGCTGGCGGCGATGGACGTGGACGGGATCATCACCAACGATCCCGCCGCGACGCGAGCAGTTCTGGGCTAA
- a CDS encoding BTAD domain-containing putative transcriptional regulator, translating to MIRSRSCAVGAALLATISAAACAHHGSATPTGPGMQAKADASRLDKVAFEDDFLEGRFVFQALRIGTPERAVLRGKLIHYLLDPVVALNADHLRQEMRETESDDITDRIFDCLRDALGLYDPTEIADAVKAIPATERDLIGRAARLVVGLFSPRGADSQVVLALGALATLDPGNREWTDRLDQLIKWSEEASAAPETANGHRPTSAVDTLESALGDWPAPSLATPLDGLYVDRQKKFQSVLRRPLGGESARKALGELLMAHGEEMQRALASVVTLYLRCGRIDLAAQRSQALSQQPGDDPELRELLVAANRPAATAADFVRLARQFLPRIDFLGGTATDAPDLVVAARVLNNGLGKVPDDPDLLVLSAHVSRVLSMPFLAIRQLEEALAILERSPTTHDQQAKISAELEELYFARLQLRLDPEREALDSGEADALRRRSREDHKRFAGTDFKVTDADIDFELGRSYVNAGQVDKADALFAHAHQQSPSTIGVIIEQAKLTLKRGDPRRAAQILRDSFEGVRGSEEQEPSVVGLSRLQRLLGDAYDAAGDPQGAATAWRTSLAGWEQLVFALERRKNFTAAAEATVEVGRLAYLLGRHSDGIRKFDEALEEDPDREQTYIDTVAFLVENGEADAALNIYHRALSRPSRSVSEYMKVYTSLWVLDLSRRASKIPDAQAEAYLKTLDHQHGEIRPRRGASWYRQLARFAVGKLSYEQLRPVADTVGKQAEAFFYEAMHRLADGRADDASQLWKKVIDTKMFSFFEFDMAARYLRLGAPSAPSPDREGGTETI from the coding sequence ATGATTCGTAGTCGATCGTGCGCCGTCGGGGCCGCCTTGCTGGCGACAATTTCGGCGGCCGCCTGTGCCCACCACGGCTCGGCGACGCCGACCGGCCCGGGCATGCAGGCCAAGGCTGACGCCTCCCGCCTGGACAAAGTCGCGTTCGAAGACGATTTCCTGGAGGGCCGCTTCGTCTTTCAGGCCTTGCGCATCGGCACGCCAGAACGCGCCGTCCTGCGCGGCAAGCTGATTCACTATCTTCTGGATCCAGTGGTGGCGCTGAACGCCGACCACCTGCGCCAGGAGATGCGCGAAACGGAGAGCGACGACATCACCGATCGCATCTTCGATTGTCTGCGCGACGCCCTGGGCCTTTACGACCCGACGGAGATCGCCGACGCGGTGAAAGCCATTCCCGCGACCGAACGCGATCTGATCGGGCGAGCGGCCCGGCTGGTGGTGGGGCTGTTCTCTCCACGCGGCGCAGATTCGCAGGTGGTGCTGGCGCTCGGCGCGCTGGCCACGCTGGATCCCGGTAATCGGGAATGGACCGATCGACTGGACCAGCTGATCAAATGGAGCGAGGAAGCCAGCGCCGCGCCCGAGACCGCCAACGGCCACCGCCCGACCAGCGCCGTCGACACGCTGGAGAGCGCGCTGGGTGATTGGCCGGCGCCGTCACTGGCCACGCCGCTGGACGGTCTTTACGTCGATCGCCAGAAGAAATTCCAGTCCGTGCTGCGCCGGCCGCTGGGCGGCGAATCGGCGCGCAAGGCGCTGGGCGAGTTGCTGATGGCCCACGGCGAGGAGATGCAGCGCGCCCTGGCCAGCGTGGTGACGCTGTACCTGCGCTGTGGGCGCATCGATCTGGCGGCGCAACGCTCGCAAGCGCTGTCGCAACAACCGGGCGACGATCCGGAGTTGCGCGAGCTTTTGGTGGCGGCGAACCGGCCGGCGGCGACGGCGGCCGACTTCGTTCGACTGGCCCGGCAGTTTCTTCCACGCATCGATTTTCTGGGCGGCACCGCCACCGACGCGCCGGATCTGGTGGTGGCGGCGCGCGTGCTGAACAACGGCCTCGGCAAGGTTCCCGACGATCCCGATCTCTTGGTGCTGTCGGCCCACGTATCGCGCGTGCTGTCGATGCCGTTCCTGGCCATTCGCCAGCTGGAAGAAGCGCTGGCGATTCTGGAACGGTCGCCGACCACGCACGATCAGCAGGCGAAGATCTCCGCCGAGCTGGAGGAGCTTTATTTTGCCCGCCTGCAGCTGCGGCTCGATCCCGAACGCGAGGCGCTGGACAGCGGCGAGGCGGACGCCCTGCGCCGCCGCTCGCGCGAGGATCACAAGCGATTTGCCGGCACCGACTTCAAGGTCACCGACGCCGACATCGACTTCGAACTCGGGCGAAGTTATGTCAACGCCGGTCAGGTGGACAAAGCCGACGCCCTTTTCGCCCACGCCCACCAGCAAAGTCCGAGCACCATCGGTGTGATCATCGAGCAGGCCAAGCTGACATTGAAACGCGGCGATCCGCGGCGCGCTGCTCAGATCCTGCGCGACAGCTTCGAGGGCGTGCGGGGCAGTGAAGAGCAAGAACCGTCGGTGGTCGGGCTGTCGCGCCTGCAACGCCTGCTGGGCGATGCCTACGACGCCGCCGGCGATCCGCAGGGCGCCGCCACCGCCTGGCGCACGTCGCTGGCCGGCTGGGAACAGCTGGTGTTCGCGCTCGAGCGGCGCAAGAATTTCACCGCCGCCGCCGAGGCCACCGTCGAGGTCGGGCGCCTGGCGTATTTGCTGGGCCGTCACAGCGACGGCATCCGCAAGTTCGACGAGGCGCTGGAAGAAGACCCCGACCGCGAGCAGACGTACATCGACACAGTCGCCTTCCTGGTGGAAAACGGCGAGGCCGACGCCGCGCTGAACATCTACCACCGAGCCCTGTCGCGCCCGAGCCGCAGCGTCTCCGAGTACATGAAGGTCTACACCTCGCTATGGGTGCTGGATCTGAGCCGCCGCGCCAGCAAGATCCCCGATGCCCAGGCCGAGGCGTACTTAAAGACGCTGGACCATCAACACGGCGAGATCCGTCCGCGCCGGGGCGCCTCCTGGTATCGCCAGCTGGCCCGTTTCGCGGTCGGGAAGCTGTCTTACGAACAGCTCCGCCCCGTCGCCGACACCGTCGGCAAGCAAGCCGAGGCGTTCTTCTACGAGGCCATGCACCGCCTGGCCGACGGCCGCGCCGACGACGCCAGCCAGCTGTGGAAGAAGGTCATCGACACCAAGATGTTTTCCTTCTTCGAGTTCGACATGGCGGCGCGCTATCTTCGTCTGGGCGCGCCCTCGGCGCCGTCACCCGATCGAGAAGGCGGCACCGAGACGATTTAA
- a CDS encoding glutamate-cysteine ligase family protein, whose amino-acid sequence MSAKSNAGDLGRPLATEDLRAYFLGGAKPRAQFRIGIEQEKIGVLPDGLAVPYDGQRSISAILEQLIARGFGAQREDGHVIALERNGERITIEPGGQLELSGATLSSARACRDALFRHVREVQEIATPMGIRFLGVGARPFGSLETIPWLPKRRYTVMRSYLPSHGRLAHDMMKRTATVQANFDYESEADATDKIRTALGVTSIVTALFAASPITDDRPNGFKSFRAAIWLETDDDRCGILPFAFAPAFSFADYVEWALDVPMFFVVRAGVYQPTGGMTFRRFMHDGFGDERPTLQDWEVHLSTLFPEVRLKKYIELRGADAGPIPMASGLGALWRGLLEDAEARRAAWALVAAPGVAERLQLRRDVPRAGLGATLGGHRLSELAVELLRIARTGLSRLSDGTADAALLDPLDTYAQAARCPADDLLADFTRTGGDPRQLIPLWELKADPP is encoded by the coding sequence ATGTCCGCAAAATCGAACGCAGGAGATCTCGGCCGCCCGCTCGCGACGGAGGATCTGCGCGCCTATTTCCTGGGCGGCGCCAAGCCCCGGGCCCAGTTTCGCATCGGCATCGAGCAAGAAAAGATCGGCGTCCTTCCCGACGGGCTGGCCGTCCCATACGACGGCCAGCGCAGCATCTCGGCGATCTTGGAGCAGCTGATTGCGCGGGGCTTTGGCGCTCAGCGCGAGGACGGCCACGTCATCGCTCTTGAGCGCAACGGCGAGCGCATCACCATCGAGCCGGGCGGTCAGCTGGAGCTGTCAGGCGCCACCCTGTCAAGCGCGCGGGCCTGCCGGGATGCCTTGTTTCGTCACGTGCGCGAGGTGCAAGAGATTGCCACGCCCATGGGGATTCGTTTTTTGGGCGTCGGCGCGCGCCCCTTCGGATCGCTGGAGACCATCCCTTGGCTGCCCAAGCGTCGCTACACGGTGATGCGTTCGTATCTGCCCAGTCACGGCCGGTTGGCGCACGACATGATGAAGCGGACGGCCACCGTGCAGGCCAACTTCGACTATGAAAGCGAAGCCGACGCCACCGACAAGATCCGCACCGCCCTCGGGGTCACGTCGATCGTCACCGCGCTGTTCGCGGCGTCGCCGATCACGGACGATCGGCCGAATGGATTCAAAAGCTTCCGCGCCGCCATCTGGCTTGAGACCGACGACGATCGCTGTGGCATCCTGCCGTTTGCCTTCGCGCCGGCGTTTTCTTTCGCCGACTACGTCGAGTGGGCCCTGGATGTCCCGATGTTCTTCGTGGTGCGCGCCGGCGTCTACCAGCCGACCGGCGGGATGACTTTTCGCCGTTTCATGCACGACGGTTTCGGCGACGAACGGCCCACCCTGCAGGACTGGGAGGTCCATCTTTCGACCTTGTTTCCCGAGGTGCGCCTGAAAAAATACATCGAGCTGCGCGGCGCCGACGCCGGACCGATCCCGATGGCGTCGGGCCTGGGAGCGCTGTGGCGCGGACTCTTGGAAGACGCCGAGGCGCGCCGGGCCGCGTGGGCGCTGGTAGCCGCTCCCGGCGTCGCCGAGCGCCTACAACTGCGCCGGGACGTGCCGCGCGCCGGCCTGGGCGCCACGTTGGGTGGCCACCGCCTGAGCGAGCTCGCCGTCGAGCTTTTGCGCATCGCCCGTACTGGCCTGTCGCGCCTCAGCGACGGCACGGCCGACGCCGCGCTGCTGGATCCGCTGGACACCTATGCCCAGGCCGCCCGCTGCCCCGCCGATGATCTGCTGGCCGATTTCACCCGCACCGGCGGCGATCCGCGCCAGTTGATTCCACTGTGGGAATTGAAGGCGGATCCGCCCTGA
- a CDS encoding DUF4388 domain-containing protein yields the protein MNPLSLLLLVDSDRKGLEALTYGFEREGCAVAGTIDATLAPELARTTTPQLAVISLHEPDPQTLSLISGLRGQPNTKDLPVVTLGPAALRPAALAAGASDFLSTPLFVRDVVSVGKLMLLMRGALAASQGEGGIELQARLSEYYGLYYLIRAMSATSRSGILQLSRGNKRGEVRFSEGTVTSAHVGSTQAVPALHQLLLWEEAALSLKLRPVVKRGQFSMAPAELLDECERFLRDFAHAARDLGSPRTIYVAVTGAPVPGAKKVPAEAMPVMRLFDGQRALAEVIEDSPFRVFDTLRVIKRLLDAGGLALKPGPVIRDGNAAGETDQWTLRPTASAPTPPRPRLARQSGAHAPTGNAGVPRLTPARLSSVPEQRGGAADRRKTTRPRELLAPMPAPVPGRTPAPIPLTVRKNAPEPVVLVNDAGSGRRPIRPPTPSALVALGTEPTIHAKLDAAFPHRSTPMVAHEPPPLTTNLASAHLAPTPMPVATPGSGPVLPVGKTPPPQSKGPDSKTKLKKSHPRLTPASTFNAIESDFFAREADLYKHDVVESFDDLDRGGTGRKMQPVRNAPGNARKKR from the coding sequence ATGAACCCACTTTCGCTTCTGCTGCTGGTCGATTCGGACCGCAAGGGGCTTGAAGCCCTCACCTACGGATTCGAACGAGAAGGCTGCGCCGTGGCGGGGACCATCGACGCGACGTTGGCGCCCGAACTGGCGCGCACCACCACACCGCAGCTGGCCGTGATCTCGTTGCATGAACCGGATCCCCAGACCCTGAGTCTGATAAGCGGCCTGCGGGGGCAACCAAACACCAAGGACCTGCCGGTGGTGACGCTGGGCCCGGCGGCGCTACGACCGGCGGCGCTGGCGGCCGGGGCTTCGGATTTCCTCAGTACGCCGCTGTTCGTTCGCGACGTGGTCAGCGTGGGCAAGCTGATGCTACTGATGCGCGGGGCGCTGGCGGCCAGCCAGGGCGAAGGCGGGATCGAACTGCAGGCGCGCCTGTCGGAGTACTACGGCCTTTACTACTTGATTCGAGCGATGTCCGCGACCAGCCGGTCGGGCATCCTGCAATTGAGCCGCGGCAACAAGCGCGGCGAGGTGCGTTTCTCCGAAGGCACGGTGACATCGGCGCACGTCGGGTCGACGCAAGCGGTGCCGGCACTGCACCAGTTGCTTCTGTGGGAAGAGGCGGCGCTGTCGCTGAAGCTGCGCCCGGTGGTCAAGCGCGGACAGTTTTCAATGGCGCCGGCCGAGCTGCTGGACGAGTGCGAGCGTTTCTTGCGCGACTTTGCCCACGCCGCGCGCGATCTGGGATCGCCGCGCACCATCTACGTCGCGGTGACCGGGGCGCCGGTGCCGGGAGCCAAGAAGGTCCCCGCAGAAGCCATGCCGGTGATGCGTCTATTCGACGGGCAACGCGCCTTGGCCGAGGTGATCGAGGACAGTCCGTTCCGCGTCTTCGACACCCTGCGGGTGATCAAACGCCTGCTGGACGCCGGCGGTCTCGCGCTGAAGCCGGGACCGGTGATACGCGATGGCAACGCGGCAGGCGAAACGGATCAATGGACGCTGCGGCCGACGGCCAGCGCGCCAACGCCGCCGCGCCCGAGACTGGCGCGCCAAAGCGGCGCCCACGCGCCGACCGGTAACGCCGGCGTTCCGCGCCTCACGCCGGCGCGCCTGAGCAGTGTTCCCGAGCAACGCGGCGGCGCCGCCGATCGGCGCAAGACCACCCGGCCGCGCGAGCTGTTGGCGCCCATGCCCGCGCCGGTGCCCGGTCGAACGCCGGCCCCCATCCCACTGACCGTCCGCAAAAACGCCCCCGAACCGGTCGTGCTGGTCAACGACGCGGGCAGCGGCAGGCGGCCGATTCGCCCCCCCACTCCATCGGCGCTGGTGGCCCTGGGCACCGAGCCGACCATCCACGCCAAGCTGGACGCCGCCTTCCCGCACAGGTCGACGCCGATGGTCGCGCACGAGCCTCCACCCCTCACCACCAACCTGGCGTCGGCGCATCTGGCGCCCACCCCGATGCCGGTGGCGACGCCCGGTTCGGGACCGGTGCTGCCGGTGGGAAAGACGCCACCGCCCCAGAGCAAGGGTCCCGATTCAAAGACCAAGCTGAAAAAATCGCACCCGCGCTTGACCCCTGCGTCGACGTTCAACGCGATCGAGAGCGACTTCTTCGCGCGGGAGGCCGACCTTTACAAGCACGACGTGGTCGAATCGTTTGACGATCTCGATCGGGGTGGCACTGGCCGCAAGATGCAGCCGGTGCGCAACGCGCCCGGGAACGCCCGCAAGAAACGCTGA
- the pyrE gene encoding orotate phosphoribosyltransferase has protein sequence MIGDELFDERKARLLSLLKRLSYEQREVTLASGLKSNFYIDCKQAVLTAEGHFLVGALFHRILSEQAREVEAIGGVTMGADPLASAVATVSFIAGRPLAAFYVRKEPKGHGTGQWLEGTKSLRPGMPVAILEDVVTTGGSALKAIARTREHGLKVAVILGLVDREEGGRETLEKEAPLVTLFRKRDFV, from the coding sequence GTGATTGGCGACGAACTGTTCGATGAGCGCAAGGCCCGCCTGCTGTCCCTGCTGAAGCGGCTTTCCTACGAGCAGCGCGAGGTGACGCTGGCGTCGGGGTTGAAGAGCAACTTTTACATCGACTGCAAGCAAGCGGTGCTGACCGCTGAAGGTCACTTCCTGGTGGGCGCGCTTTTCCACCGCATCCTCAGCGAGCAAGCGCGCGAGGTGGAGGCCATCGGCGGCGTGACCATGGGGGCCGATCCGCTGGCCTCGGCGGTGGCGACGGTCAGCTTCATCGCCGGGCGTCCGCTGGCGGCGTTCTATGTTCGCAAGGAACCCAAGGGTCACGGCACCGGTCAGTGGCTGGAGGGAACGAAGTCGCTGCGCCCGGGAATGCCGGTGGCGATCCTCGAGGACGTGGTGACCACCGGCGGGTCGGCGCTGAAGGCCATCGCCCGCACGCGCGAGCACGGCTTGAAGGTGGCGGTGATCTTGGGCCTGGTCGATCGCGAAGAGGGTGGCCGCGAGACGCTGGAGAAAGAAGCGCCACTCGTCACCCTGTTTCGCAAGCGGGACTTCGTTTGA